The Lycium barbarum isolate Lr01 chromosome 12, ASM1917538v2, whole genome shotgun sequence genome includes a region encoding these proteins:
- the LOC132623121 gene encoding peroxidase 51-like, with protein sequence MGRLNLLMAVALSVFSVGIVLMPDLASGQLRTNYYANTCPNVESIVRNVVNQKFKQTFVTVPAVLRLFFHDCFVAGCDASVMVSSTPGNKAEKDHPDNLSLAGDGFDTVIKAKAAINANSRCRNKVSCADILALATRDVIQLSGGPWYPVELGRLDGFTSKASNVEGKLPKPTFNLNQLNSMFASHGLSQGDMIALSAAHSVGFSHCDKFSNRIYNFSPRSRVDPTLNKQYAAQLQGMCPRNVDPRIAINMDPKTPRTFDNNYFKNLQQGMGLFTSDQVLYTDRRSKGTVDFWASNSKSFQKAFITAMTKLGRVGVKTGRNGNIRFDCGRLN encoded by the exons ATGGGTCGTCTAAATCTTCTTATGGCAGTAGCGTTATCAGTTTTTTCAGTTGGTATTGTGCTGATGCCCGACTTGGCTTCTGGACAATTGAGGACCAATTATTACGCCAATACATGTCCCAATGTTGAATCCATTGTTAGAAATGTGGTTAACCAGAAATTCAAACAAACATTTGTCACTGTCCCTGCTGTTCTCCGTCTCTTCTTCCACGATTGCTTTGTTGCG GGATGTGATGCTTCAGTGATGGTATCATCAACACCGGGGAACAAAGCTGAGAAGGATCACCCAGATAATTTATCATTGGCTGGAGATGGATTTGATACTGTGATCAAAGCCAAAGCGGCCATCAATGCAAACTCACGTTGTAGAAATAAAGTATCTTGTGCTGACATTCTCGCCTTAGCCACCAGAGACGTCATTCAGCTG TCTGGGGGACCATGGTACCCGGTGGAATTAGGAAGGCTAGATGGGTTCACATCAAAGGCTTCGAACGTGGAAGGAAAGCTGCCAAAACCAACATTCAATCTCAATCAACTCAATTCCATGTTTGCCTCTCATGGTCTATCTCAGGGTGACATGATCGCCCTTTCTG CGGCCCATTCTGTTGGGTTTTCACACTGTGACAAGTTCTCCAACCGTATTTACAACTTTAGCCCTCGAAGTCGAGTAGACCCAACCCTGAACAAGCAATATGCAGCCCAATTACAAGGGATGTGTCCAAGGAATGTTGACCCAAGGATAGCCATTAACATGGATCCTAAAACTCCCAGGACCTTTGACAACAATTACTTCAAAAATTTACAGCAAGGTATGGGCCTGTTCACATCAGATCAAGTGCTTTATACGGACAGGCGATCCAAGGGTACTGTGGACTTTTGGGCCAGTAACTCCAAATCATTCCAAAAGGCATTCATCACTGCAATGACAAAGCTGGGCCGAGTTGGTGTGAAGACTGGGAGGAACGGAAATATCCGGTTCGACTGTGGAAGATTGAATTAA